The candidate division TA06 bacterium B3_TA06 genome includes a region encoding these proteins:
- a CDS encoding glycosyl transferase family 2 has translation MRFDFVLALYAVVIMALTMYAVHAWIMFFYYVRSRRKKPPQAKAIEKFPLVCVQLPMYNEKFVVERLLRQITQLDWPRNRLEIQVLDDSTDETTEICRRLVKYYRAQGFRIRLLHRTDRKGYKGGALTEGLARTRASLVAVFDADFLPAPDFLKRTIPHFDDPKVAVVQSRWEHINHDYSLLTRVQAILLDQHFAIEQQMRNRFGHFMTFNGTAGVWRKRAIEDAGGWDGNCLAEDVDLSFRAQLKGWKFIYLNDTRSPSELPIDVAGFKTQQFRWAKGTIQAGKKLLPSIFSSNLSFLSKFEAVVHVTAHLVYPLLFMLALLTFPLLLVRTTSNIDYRSYFVFMSIFSVGALPYFLLYFFAQKDSYPDWKSRLGAIPFAISAVMALCVNNSIAVIEGFLGKASEFVRTPKYNITGHNASKNKKGYRSKLEPSTFVELGLGIYLTATAVYALVTMQLAILPFIVLYTFGFLYFSFSAISAALKKDRVSVREPVYDRAETP, from the coding sequence ATGAGATTCGATTTTGTTCTTGCTCTCTACGCAGTCGTTATCATGGCCCTTACAATGTATGCCGTGCACGCGTGGATTATGTTCTTCTACTATGTTCGCTCTCGCCGCAAGAAGCCTCCCCAGGCCAAGGCCATCGAGAAGTTCCCTCTGGTATGCGTCCAGCTGCCGATGTATAATGAGAAGTTTGTGGTTGAGCGTCTTCTGCGACAGATAACGCAGCTGGATTGGCCTCGCAACAGGCTTGAGATCCAGGTACTTGACGATTCAACCGACGAGACAACCGAGATATGCCGTCGTCTGGTTAAGTATTACCGGGCGCAGGGTTTTAGAATCCGTCTCCTGCACCGGACAGACCGTAAGGGCTACAAGGGTGGTGCGCTTACCGAGGGTCTTGCAAGGACCCGCGCTTCCCTGGTGGCGGTTTTTGATGCCGATTTCCTGCCCGCGCCGGATTTCCTGAAAAGAACCATACCTCATTTCGATGACCCCAAGGTTGCGGTTGTGCAGTCGCGCTGGGAGCATATAAATCACGACTATTCACTGCTCACTCGGGTACAGGCCATCCTTTTGGATCAGCACTTTGCCATCGAGCAGCAGATGCGCAACCGTTTTGGTCACTTCATGACCTTTAACGGAACCGCCGGGGTGTGGCGCAAGCGTGCCATCGAGGACGCAGGAGGCTGGGACGGGAACTGTCTTGCCGAGGATGTGGATTTAAGCTTCCGTGCCCAGCTTAAAGGATGGAAGTTCATCTATCTCAACGACACGAGAAGTCCCTCAGAACTTCCCATTGATGTCGCAGGGTTCAAGACCCAGCAGTTCCGTTGGGCAAAGGGAACCATTCAGGCCGGGAAAAAGCTCTTGCCATCTATCTTTTCAAGCAACCTGAGCTTCCTTTCTAAGTTCGAAGCGGTGGTTCACGTTACAGCACACCTCGTCTATCCGCTTCTATTTATGCTTGCCTTGCTCACCTTCCCCCTTCTTCTGGTACGCACGACCTCCAATATAGACTACCGCTCCTACTTTGTATTCATGAGTATCTTTTCTGTTGGTGCTTTGCCTTACTTTCTGCTTTACTTCTTTGCCCAGAAGGATTCCTATCCGGATTGGAAAAGCCGCTTGGGTGCCATTCCCTTTGCGATCTCGGCGGTAATGGCACTTTGTGTGAATAACAGCATCGCAGTAATTGAAGGTTTCCTGGGCAAGGCGTCTGAGTTTGTCCGGACCCCAAAGTACAACATCACAGGCCACAACGCCTCTAAAAACAAAAAGGGGTATCGTTCCAAGCTCGAGCCCTCGACCTTTGTCGAGCTTGGGCTGGGGATTTATCTTACAGCGACCGCCGTCTACGCGCTTGTGACCATGCAGTTGGCTATACTTCCTTTTATTGTGCTTTACACGTTCGGCTTCCTTTACTTCAGTTTCTCTGCTATCTCGGCGGCGCTTAAGAAGGATCGGGTGAGTGTAAGGGAACCTGTGTATGATAGAGCTGAAACCCCTTGA
- a CDS encoding tetraacyldisaccharide 4'-kinase yields MELKPLEVLRSPCCNPELNYNREELVCKKCRLVYPLEDDIPVILKEEAREK; encoded by the coding sequence ATAGAGCTGAAACCCCTTGAAGTTCTTCGTTCTCCTTGCTGCAACCCCGAATTAAACTATAATCGAGAGGAGTTGGTTTGTAAAAAATGCAGACTGGTTTACCCTTTAGAGGACGATATACCTGTTATACTTAAAGAGGAGGCCAGGGAGAAATAA